AGCGGCAAGCGCCAAGCTAACCGCGACCCTGGAACCTCTTGCAGCTTTCAACTTGCCGCTTGCAACTGCTCCTCACACACCTTCACCACTTGCTCGCGAAACCAGGTATTGGCGTTGTCCTGTTCGCTGGTTTCGTTCCACTGCATCTGCAGGGTAAAGCCCGGCAAGCCGTTCGGGGCTTCGCAAAACCCGTACGTCGAGGTCGACGCCAGCAGCTTTTGCACGCGGCGGGGCAGAGTCACGATGAAGTCGGTACCGCTGATCAACTTCAACGCTGCGCTGTAGCTGTTGGCGCGCGCGATCACCTGGCGTTTGTGGGCTTGTCGCGCCAGCCAGCCGTCGATCATGTTGGTGTCGGAGGTCCAGGGGGTGGGAAACACGTGGCGTCGCTCAACGAAGGCTTGCAGGCTGAAGGCCGGTTCCCGGGGCGCCGCGCGTTTGTCGAAGACGCACACCAGGTCGTCTTCGAGCAGCATCTGGGTTTTGAAGTCTTTATGGGCGCGGTGAAAGTTCGGGCCGAAGCAGATCACCAGATCGAGGCGGCCTTCGCGCAAGTCGTCGGCGGGAATCTCGGTTTCCAGCTTCTGTACGTTGACGATGACCGGCAGGTCGGCGCGGTCGAAGTTTTTCAGCAGGCGCGGCAGGATCAGCTGTTCGAAGTATTCCGGGGCGCACACATTGAAGGTCACAGCGTTGCGGGTCGGGTCGAAGTCCTGGCCACCGGCGTGACACAGGTTGATGCTCTCGAGGATTTTCTGCACGTGGCCGTACATCGTGGTGGCCTTGTACGTGGGACGCATGCCTGCTCGCGTGTTGATAAACAGCTCGTCTTCGAAACTGGTGCGCAATTTCTTCAGGCTGTAGCTCACGGTGGACTGGCTGACGAACAGTGTTTCGGACACATCGGTAACACTGCTCTGGTCGTAGACAGCGATAAACACCATCAAGTCCTGCATATCGAGCTTTCTGAGCAAGTTACTGTTTAGCATCGGTTTCGTCCGTAAACCCTTTGTACCGAACTCAGTACAAGACTGAGCAAAATGTTAACGGAACGCTCGTACCAATAGAAAGCTCTGTAGGACTCTTCTATGTTTTGAGTGGGACAAATAGTGTTTACAACACGACCTCAGCGGATATGTTTCGCGTAATGCTGCGGATTGAAACGTGTGACCATCAGCAGCATGACCACCACCACAGCGGTCAACGACCACCAGGCCCATTCGAAGTTGCCCAACCGGTCGCGGAGCATCCCGGCAATCAGCGGCGAGAGCCCGGCGATCAGGTAACCGATGCCTTGCACGAACGCGGTGAGACCACCGGCACGGCGCGGGTTGTCGAGGTGGTCCAGGGACAGGATCAAGCTCATCGGAAACAGCCCGCCGATACCCAGGCCGAGCAGGCACGGCCACAACAGGCTGACGTGCTGGGGGCTGAGGATCAGGCCGCAGAAGCCGAGGATGATCAGCACCAGCAATACCGCGACTACGCTGCGTTTATCCCGGCGGCGGTTGGCGATGGCGGGGGTTGCAAGGCCCGAGACGACCTCCATGGCGGTGAGCAAACCCAAGAGCAAGCCGGCCTGCTGTTCACTCCAGCCCTGCTCGACGTAATACGGCGCCAGCCACGCCAGCACACAGGTGTAGGACGCCGTGCCGAAGCCAAAAAACAGCGCCAGCAGCCAGGCCCGGCGATTGCCAAAAAAGGACTCCTGCGGGCCGCTGTCGACCTGCGGCAAGGGCGGTAGCGCCGAACGCTGGGCGTACCAGAACACCAGCGCCAGCAACGCCAGCGCTGCCCATATCGCCAGGCCGATGCGCCAACTGCCGGTGTGCACTTGCACAAACGGCGAAAACGACGCGGCCAGTGCGGCACCGCCCATGATCGCCGTGACATACAAACCCATGAACAACGAAACGTTATCGCCAAAGCGCGACTTGATCAGCGCCGGCATCAACGCCTGGATCAGCGCAATCCCTAGGCCTGCCGCGATGGCACTGACGATCAACTCCAGCGCCGAATCCAGCCACAACCGCGACAATGTCGCCGCCCCAATCACCAGCAGCGACACCACGATACTGCGGTGCTCGCCAATGCGCCTGGCCAGGCCCATGCCAAAGAACATCGCCAGGCCCATGCCCATCACCGGCAACATGGTGAGCAAGGCTGCGCTGCTGAAACTCAGCGGCACATCCGTGCGAATCGACGACAACAACGGACCCACAGCCGCCATTGACGGGCGCAGGTTAAGGGCAACCAGCACCACACTGATCATCAGCCACACGGCAGTGGCGGGTTTTGCGTGAAGGTTTTCCATGGGCCTGCCTTGAATGAACAAGCGTGAATCAGGCCACGGGCGCAGCGGTGGAGCAAATCAGAAAGTCGCAGACGCTATTGAAAAATTGCGGCCAGCTGAGCGTCGCTTATAGAGGGGGGAACGTCCAATTTTATGGGGTCAGTTCAGAGCGTGGGAACGATCAAATAAAAAGTGGGCACAGTCAAATGTGGGAGGGGGCTTGCCCCCGATGAGGGAGTGCCTGCTTATGCATTTCTCACTGAACCACCGCTATCGGGAGCAAGCCCCCTCCCACAATTTTTACCCGGTTGTGTCAGTAGCCTACGGTGAAGCGCTTGCGCGAGTGCTTGGGTGTTTCCACTTCATCGAGCATGGCAATGGCGTAGTCGGCAAAACTGATCGAGCTGTTACCGTCACTGCTGACCAGCAGATCATCCTGGCCCAGGCGGAATTTACCGGTGCGCTCGGTGCCATCGAACAGCGCCGACGGCGACAGGAAGGTCCAGTCCAGTGCCTGCTCCTGACGCAGCTCGTCGAGAAACGCAGCCCCCGCGCTGGCTTCAGCTTTGTACTCAGCCGGGAAGCCTGGGCTGTCGATCACCCGGCTGCCGTCCGGCAGCAGCAGCGAACCGGCGCCACCCACCACCAGCAGGCGTTTGACCCCGGCCTTCTTCACCGGGCCGATCACGGCACTGGCGGGCAACGTGGCAAAGTGCGCCGCACTGATCACCACATCGCTGCCGCTGATGGCCTGTTGCAGGGCATCGGCATCCAGGGCATCGACTTGCCTGGCGGTGACGCCGGGGCGTACGGCCAGTTTGTCGGTATGGCGCGCGATGGCGGTGACGGTATGCCCCCGGCGCAGCGCTTCTTCCAGCAGTTGGCTACCGGCACGGCCGGTGGCACCAATAATTGCGATCTTGCTCATGAGGTTCTCCAGTCAGGTCAGGGTTTAAAACCAATCACCACTTCATTTCGCCCTTGGCGACTTTGGCGCTCAATTCCAGCGAGCTCTCGTCGGCCAGGGTCGGGTAACGCTTTTTCATGGCCGCGATCAGGGCGGCGGAATCCTTGGCCTTGGCGGTTTCGATGTCGAAGGCCTTGATGTAGTCGGCGGTAAATTTGACCGACGCGGGTGATGGCGTGCCCAGGTAGTGGCCCGGAATCACGGTTGCAGGTTTCAGGTCTTCAATGCGTTGCAGGGTGGCCAGCCAATCCTCATGGGACTGCGCAGTCTGGGTGTCGGCCATCCACACGTGAATGTTCTGCGCGACCACCACACCACCGACCACGGCCTTGATCGACGGAATCCACACAAAGCTGCGGTCCGGCTGCGGGCCGTCCAGGCCGATGACGTCCAGTTGCTGCCCTTCCAGCGTCAGGCTGTGGCCTTGGAGTACCTGCGGTACGAGGGTCTTGGCCGGTTTGTCGGCGCCCATTTTCGGGCCCCAGAACGCCAGCTTGTCGGCGACGGTGGCGTTGATATGGTCGACCACCGCTTGTGGTGCCAGCACTTTCGCGTCGGGGAAGGCGGTGGTGAGGGTGTCGAGGCCGAAGTAGTAGTCCGGGTCGCCATGGCTGATGTAGATGGTGGTCAGGTGCTTGCCACTGGCGCGGATTTTCTGCACCAGTTGCTCGGCCTGGCCCTTGCCGAATTGGGCGTCTACCAGGATCGCGTCCTTGGCGCCGCTGACCAGCACCGAACTGACGGGGAAAATCGCCGCTTCGCCCGGGTTGTACACGTCGAGCTTCAAGTCCGCCGCCATTGCGCTGGCGGCGAAGGCCAGGGCGGCCGTGGCCAGGGTCAAGCGTTTAACAGTCGAAAACATGGGGCAGCTCCTGCCATCGGTAAGGGATGCACAGAGCTTAGTTGCATAAAACACCACAAAAAATGCGATGCTGGGACATAGTTTGTTTCTGAAAGCGGGCAAATCATGGATCGTCTTCAAGCAATGCGCGTGTTTGTCACCGTGGTGGACCTGGGCAGTCAATCCGCCGCCGCCGATCATCTTGACCTGTCGCGCCCGGTGGTCTCGCGCTATCTGGCCGAATTGGAAGACTGGGTCGGCGCGCGCCTGCTGCACCGCACCACGCGCAAGCTCAGCCTCACCGCCGCTGGCGGTGAAACCTTGCCACGTTGTCGGCAATTGCTTGAATTGAGCGCGGATATGCAGGCCGCCGTCAGCGAGCCCGATGACGCCCCTCGGGGCCTGTTGCGCCTGAGCGTCAGCACCTCCTTCGGCCAGGCGCAGTTGGGTGCTGCGATTGCCGAGTATGTCAAACGCTACCCGTTGGTGACGGTCGACCTGCAAATGCTTGATCGCACGGTGAACCTGGTGGATGAACGCATCGACCTGGCGATCCGCACCAGCAATGACCTGGACCCCAATTTGATCGCCCGGCGCCTGACGGTGTGTCGCTCGGTGGTCTGCGCTACGCCGGCTTACCTGCTGGAGCACCCTGCCCCGCAGAAAGTCGAAGACCTGACCCGGCATAACTGCCTGACCCACTCCTACTTCGGCAAGAGCCTGTGGCATTTCGAGGAAAACGGTGAGCACGTATCGGTGCCGGTGCACGGCAACATCACCGCCAACGAGGCCAGTACGTTATTGCGTATAACCCTGGCTGGGGCAGGGGTGGCGATGCTCCCCAACTATCAGGCCGGCGACCTGATCCGCAGCGGTGAACTGGTGCGCCTGCTGCCTGACGCCGAGCCGCGGCAGATGAATATTTACGCGGTGTACGCCTCGCGCAAACACATGCCCTCGGCGTTGCGCAGCCTGCTGGATTTTCTGGTGCTGCGGTTTCCCGAGGCGCCTGTGTGGGACGTCGGTCTATAGGGGGATAAACGCGCTGAATGGCCTGCAATCATGGCAACTTGCCCTGAGTGACCTATGCTTTAAACAGCACCGTGTAGATCCGCCAGGAGGTGTGCCATGAGCATCAAAACCAGAAAGTACCTGATGATTGTCAGCCTGTGCGCATTAGCCAGCGCACTTTACGGCACGGCTGCGTATCGGGTGGAACAGACCCGCATGCAGCCAACCTTTGCGATCAGCTGCCACCAGGACCTGTGCCTGCCCCGCAGCGGCAGTTTCAGCGCATTGCGTTGACCAGTAAGCCGATTGATTGAAGACCCGCGGGAGCGCTTTTACGCCAGGTCGGCCTTCAACTGCTCGCGAAACGCCTTCGGTGAGAACCCCACTCTGCGGCGGAACAATCTCGAAAAGTTGGTCGGGTCGGAAAACCCCAGCACCTCGGACATTTCATTGATCGTCATGCTGGTGTAAGTGAGCAGGCGCTTGGCCTCCAGCAACTGGCGGTCATGCATGATCTGCAAAGCAGGCTGCCCGCCCAATTCCCGACACGTGCCATTGAGGTGTGAGACCGAGATGCCCAGTTTGTGGGCCAGGTCTTCAATCTTGGGGTGTTCGCGGTAATGCTGTTCGACCAGTTGGGTGAAGCGCCGGAAGTATTCACGACTACGGGGCACCCTGGGGTGGCGCCGCTGAATCGCCTGACGGCTGACCCACACCAGCAGCACACTGACCAGTGCGTGCAGCATCATGTCCCGTGCCGGTTGCTCATCGGCGTATTCGTCCTGCAGACGGGTGAACAGATTGTTGAGGTAGTCGCTGTCCTTGCCCGCCGGGTAGCTGCCCAGGGTCTGCAGACCATCGACCGTGCTGCCCAGTTGCGCCTGTAAATGGCTGACCAGGGGCGCCGACAGGGTCACCACGTAACCTTCGACATCTTCGCAAAAGCGAAAACCGTGCACACACAGTGGTGGCAGTACTTGCAGGCTGGCTTCGTTGAGTGTGCTGCGCTGGCCTTCGATTTCCAGGTGTGCCTGACCTTTGTGCACGTAGAGCAACTGGCACAGGTCCGCGTGCCGGTGGGGCTGGATCTCCCACTGGTATTCCCGACTGCGCCGGGAAATGGTTTCGCAGTGCAACAAATCGGGGGTTGGCCACTGCTGGCTTTCCCCGTAAAGCTTGAAGACCGGAATCGCGGTGTTGGTCATGGTTTCAATCCGATACTCAGGATAGTGGTTCGGTAATCGCCCCGATTGGCAAAAAGCGCAGGCTTTTAAGCAGTTTTCACCTTCTTATGCTGCTCGCTCAAGTGAAAAATGTCAGCCACACGTCCAATGACAACTCTTTCACTCGTTCGGTTCGGGTGAAGCTTGCAGGCGATAAAAATAATGAAAACGCTGAAAACCCAAGTCGCCATTATTGGCGCCGGTCCTTCGGGATTGCTGCTCGGCCAGCTGCTGCACAATGCGGGCATCCAGACCCTTATCCTAGAGCGCCAGAGCGCCGATTACGTGCAGGGCCGCATCCGCGCCGGGGTGCTGGAGCAAGGCATGGTAGACCTGCTGCGCGAGGCTGGCGTGAGCCGACGTATGGATGCCGAGGGCCTGGTGCACGACGGTTTCGCCGTGGCGCGGGACGGCGGACTCACCCACATCGACCTCAAGACCCTGACCGGCGGCCGGTCGGTGATGATCTACGGCCAGACCGAAGTCACCCGCGACCTGATGGACGCCCGTGCCGCTGCCGGCGCCACCACCTTCTATGAAGCCGCCAACGTGCAGCCCCACGACCTGAAAAGCGATCACCCCTGGCTGACCTTCGAGCATCAGGGCCAGACGTTTCGCCTGGAGTGCGATTACGTCGCTGGCTGTGATGGTTTTCACGGCGTGGCCCGTCAGTCGATCCCGCCCGAGGCGCTGCAGGTGTTCGAGCGCGTCTATCCCTTCGGCTGGCTGGGCATCCTGGCCGATACGCCGCCGGTGCATCCGGAGCTGGTGTACGCCACGCATCCGCGAGGCTTTGCGCTGTGCAGCATGCGCTCGCCAACCCGTAGCCGTTACTACTTGCAGGTTCCCGCAGCGGAACCCTTGGCCGCCTGGTCGGATGAGCGTTTCTGGGAGGAGCTGAAAACCCGCCTGCCCGTTGACCTGGCGCAACAACTGGTCACCGGCCCGTCCATTGAAAAAAGCATCGCCCCGCTGCGCAGCTTCGTGGTGGAACCGATGCAGTACGGGCGCCTGTTCCTGCTCGGCGACGCTGCGCATATCGTGCCGCCGACCGGGGCCAAGGGCCTGAACCTGGCGGCCAGTGATGTGAGCACGTTGTTTCGGATCTTGCTCAAGGTTTATCGCGAGGGGCGTGTGGAATTGCTCGAACGATACTCGGCCATTTGCCTGCGCCGGGTGTGGAAGGCCGAACGGTTTTCCTGGTGGATGACCTCGATGCTGCATCAGTTTCCCGAGGCGGACGGCTTCAGCCAGCGCATTGCCGAGAGCGAACTGGACTACTTCATTCACTCCGAGGCAGGGCGCAAAACCATCGCGGAAAATTACGTCGGGCTTCCTTACGAGGCTATCCAATAGCCTGCTATCGTATTGAGCATTCCCGCAGGCTGCCATTGCCTGCGGGCCCTGCTCAAAGGTTCTGCCGTGACTCATCTCAATCAGCCCGCTCCAACCGTTCCCGCCGTGCGCAGCATTCTCGCCGCACTGATGCTGGCCATCTTTCTCGGTGCGCTGGACCAGACCATCGTCGCCGTGTCGATGCCCGCGATTTCCGCGCAATTTCATGACGTCCACCTGCTGGCCTGGGTGATCTCTGGCTACATGGTGGCGATGACGGTGGCGGTGCCGATCTACGGCAAGCTCGGCGACCTGTATGGGCGGCGGCCGATGATGTTGATCGGCATGGGCGTGTTCACCGTCGCCTCGCTGTTCTGTGGGGTGGCGCAAAGCATGGAACAACTGGTGCTGGCGCGGATTATCCAGGGCATCGGCGCCGGCGGGATGGTCTCGGTGAGCCAGGCGATCATCGGCGACATCATCCCACCCCGCGAACGCGGCCGTTATCAGGGGTATTTCAGCAGCATGTACGCGGTGGCCAGCGTCGCCGGGCCGGTGTTGGGCGGTTACATGACCCAGTACCTGTCCTGGCGGTGGGTGTTCCTGATCAACCTGCCGCTGGGCGCGGTCGCCTGGTATGTGGCCCATCGCACCCTCGTGGGACTGCCGGTGCCGCAACGCAAGCCGATCATCGATTACCTCGGCACCGTGCTGATGATCATCGGCTTGACCGCCTTGTTGCTCGGCATCACCCAAATCGGCCAGGGCCATGCCTGGCATGACGACCAGGTACTCGGGCTGCTGGCCTGTGCGCTGTTGGCGTTGAGCGTGTTCGTATGGCATGAGCGCCGCGCGCGCGAGCCATTACTGCCGATGCACCTGTTCGTCAACCGCAGCGCGGTGTTGTGCTGGTGCACGATTTTCATCACCAGCTTCCAGGCGATTTCCCTGACGGTGCTGATGCCGTTGCGTTACCAGACCGTGACCGGCGCCGGGGCCGACAGCGCGGCCCTGCACCTGTTGCCTCTGGCGATGGGGTTGCCGATGGGCGCCTATTTCGCCGGGCGCATGACTTCAGTGACGGGCCGTTATAAACCGATGATTCTCAGTGGTGCTGTGTTGAGCCCGTTGGCGATTCTTGGCATGGCCTACAGTGCGCCCGAGGCAGTGGGGCTCACGTCATTGTTTATGCTGTTGTGTGGAATTGCGGCCGGGATGCAGTTTCCGACGTCGCTGGTGGGGACGCAGAATTCGGTAGAGCAGCGTGATATTGGCGTGGCTACCAGCACGACGAACCTGTTTCGTTCCCTGGGTGGGGCGGTGGGGGTGGCGTGTATGTCGGCGTTGCTGCTGGCGTTGCTGCAGGATGTGAGTTTTGCCCATTTTGCCAATGGGGCGCTGATGGGGGAGGGGGGCTCGGGCAATGCGTTGCTTGATGGGCTCAACGCTGCGCCTGGGCTGGCGCGGGATGCGTTGCGAGGGGAGTTGGCGGTGACGTTTCGGCATTTGCTGATGGTGAGTGCGGGGGTGTCGTTGTTTGGGTTGGCGGCGGCGGTTGCGATGCCGAATCGGGTATTGCGGGGGCGTGAGGATAAGGTTGATCGCTGATTGGGGCGATTGAGATCAATATCAAAAGCGACTCGCTGCGCATCGTAGATAGGCAATAATCGGCGCCGTACTGTGGCGAGGGAGCTTGCTCCCGCTGGGGCGCGAAGCGGCCCCGCTTTTTTAAGACTGGGACTGCTGCGCAGTCCAGCGGGAGCAAGCTCCCTCGCCACAGGTTATTGATTGGCTGAGCGGTTGCGCACCCTCCGCTGTAAGAGCGGAACCGCCAGCCGGCGCTACCCAAATAACGGATATGTACTCAACCAATCAGGGACTGTAATACCCCACCGCCACCATCAAACGCCCCGTCTTACGCAAATAAGCATGCTTGTTCTCAACCTTCCCCGTCACCGGATTCTTCCACCGATATTTGTACTCCCCCTGATCCTGCTCGCTCATCAACTGAAGAATCGGCTCCCCCACAGGCTTGCCATCCGGGTCCTTGACCTTGGCAAAATCGGTATTGATCAAACGCAGGTTAGTGCCATGCGCCACATAGCGGCGCGTGTCCAGGTCCACCACGAACACATAGAGATCATCCTGCAGAAACCCTCCCTGTAATGAGTTGATCGCCTTGAGCGTCCCCGCTTCATCCTTCACCAACGCGTTCACTGCCTTGTTACGCAGCGCCCGCGCCTGTTCCGGCGTGGCCCGCGGCAGGTAATAGCCGACCGCCAGGATGCGCTCGCCCACCCGTTGGTAAAACACGTGCTTGTTTTCAACCTTGCCGTCATTCCAGTTCTGCCAGCGATAATCGGCCTGCTGGATACCCTGGCCTTCCGGCGCGCTGATGGCTTGCTTGAACGAGGCTTGCAGATCAGGCCCGAGTACCTCTGTCACGTCGCGACCGATCAACGCCGAAGAGGGGCCGCCACTGGCCAGCAGCACGCCTTTTGTGTCGACCACGAAGACGTAGCGGTCCTGGTCGATGAATTCACCCTGGCGGCTGAACGCGGCCAGCGCCTTGTCGCCATTGCTCTGGTAGTACGCCAGGGCTTTTTCCAGCAACGCCCTGGCCGCTTGGGCGTCTGCATCCTGGGCCGTAACGGCGTGCACCTGGCTACCGCACAACAGCAGCAGCCAGGTGAGTCGCAGCAGTGTCTTCATTTAACCGTCCCTCGCACGTGTTGGAATCACAAGAGCGTAGACGGTCAATCAGCGATCAGAAGGGTTTGGTCGGCAGGTATTTGCCGTCCAGGGTGATCACCGCCCGGGAACCACCGTCCGGGTCCTCGACTTTCTTGATGTCCAGCTTGAAATTGATTGCGCTGATGATGCCGTCGCCAAACTGCTCATGCACCAGGGCCTTGAGGGTGGTGCCGTAGACCTGCAGCATTTCATAGAAACGGTACATCGTCGGGTCAGTCGGCACGCCGCCGGGGAAGCTGCCGCGCAGGGGTACGCTTTGCAGCAGGCGGCTGGCGTCCTGGTCCAGACCGAGCTTTTCGCACACGATGTCGGCAGCGTCTTTGGGCAGCGGATGCTGGCCGAGCAGGGCAGCGGTGACGAAGGCCAGGCTCAGGCCGGTGCCGTCGGCGAGGTCCTGCCAGGACAGGTCCTTGCGCGCCTTGAGGTCGATAACGGTGTCGGCCAGGGCCAGGCGTGGGGTTTGGGAGAAGTTGGATTGCAGCATGGTGATGTCCTCTGGGTTGAAATAGGGTTCAGGCGGCGTGGGCGCGAGTGGTCGGGTGTTCAAGCAGGGACTGAAAGCGTCCGCTGCGTCCATCCAGAGCGTCGATGCCACCGGTTTCGATGTCGTACACCCAGCCGTGCAGGTTCAGCCGGCCTTGCTCCAGCGCCAGCGCGACGGACGGGTGAGTCTTGAGATTAGCCAATTGGGCGACCACGTTTTCACGCACCAGGGCATCCAGGCGCGCCGCGTCCGAGGCATGCTGGCGTGCCGCATTGATCACTTTGGCCGACTCGGCATGGCGCAACCAGTTGGCCACGGCGGGCAGGTGTTCCAGGCATTTGCAGGTAGAAATGGCGGTCATCGCACCGCAGTCGGAGTGGCCGCAGATCACGATGTCGCTCACACCGAGTACCGCCACCGCGTATTCGACCGTGGCCGACACGCCACCCGGTTCCGGTCCGTAGGACGGCACTATGTTGCCGGCATTGCGGATGACGAACAGGTCGCCAGGTTCCTGCTGGGTCAGCAGCTCCGGGACGACACGGCTGTCGGAGCACGACACGAACAGCGTGCCGGGGTTTTGCGTGGTAGCCAGGTGTTTGAACAGGTCGCTGCGCTGGGCAAAGGCTTCGCTCTGGAATTTGCGAAAGCCGTCGATGAGATGCTGCATGGTGTTTCTCCTTGCGTTGCTGATGGGGCAAGGATGAAAGTTTTCAGCTATAGCGTCCAAGACCGGCTTATTATGGTTTCTATAAGTACTGCCTATAGTTGGAGCGTCCTCGATGTTGCTGCGCCATATCCGTTACCTGCTGGCCGTCGCCGAGCACTGCAATTTCACCCGCGCCGCCGAAGCGCTGCATGTGTCGCAGCCGACCTTGTCGCAGCAGATCAAGCAACTGGAAGACAGCTTGGGTGCGCCGCTGCTCGATCGCTCCGGGCGCAGCGTCAGCCTGACGGATGCGGGGCAAGCCTATGTGCGCTTTGCGCGGCTGGCCTTGCAGGATCTGCAGGCCGGTACCCGTGCGATGCATGACGTGCAGGACCTCAGCCGTGGGCACCTGCGCCTGGCGATCACGCCAACGTTCACCGCCTACCTGATC
This region of Pseudomonas sp. MUP55 genomic DNA includes:
- a CDS encoding LysR family transcriptional regulator yields the protein MLNSNLLRKLDMQDLMVFIAVYDQSSVTDVSETLFVSQSTVSYSLKKLRTSFEDELFINTRAGMRPTYKATTMYGHVQKILESINLCHAGGQDFDPTRNAVTFNVCAPEYFEQLILPRLLKNFDRADLPVIVNVQKLETEIPADDLREGRLDLVICFGPNFHRAHKDFKTQMLLEDDLVCVFDKRAAPREPAFSLQAFVERRHVFPTPWTSDTNMIDGWLARQAHKRQVIARANSYSAALKLISGTDFIVTLPRRVQKLLASTSTYGFCEAPNGLPGFTLQMQWNETSEQDNANTWFREQVVKVCEEQLQAAS
- a CDS encoding cyanate transporter, which translates into the protein MENLHAKPATAVWLMISVVLVALNLRPSMAAVGPLLSSIRTDVPLSFSSAALLTMLPVMGMGLAMFFGMGLARRIGEHRSIVVSLLVIGAATLSRLWLDSALELIVSAIAAGLGIALIQALMPALIKSRFGDNVSLFMGLYVTAIMGGAALAASFSPFVQVHTGSWRIGLAIWAALALLALVFWYAQRSALPPLPQVDSGPQESFFGNRRAWLLALFFGFGTASYTCVLAWLAPYYVEQGWSEQQAGLLLGLLTAMEVVSGLATPAIANRRRDKRSVVAVLLVLIILGFCGLILSPQHVSLLWPCLLGLGIGGLFPMSLILSLDHLDNPRRAGGLTAFVQGIGYLIAGLSPLIAGMLRDRLGNFEWAWWSLTAVVVVMLLMVTRFNPQHYAKHIR
- a CDS encoding NAD(P)-dependent oxidoreductase, with protein sequence MSKIAIIGATGRAGSQLLEEALRRGHTVTAIARHTDKLAVRPGVTARQVDALDADALQQAISGSDVVISAAHFATLPASAVIGPVKKAGVKRLLVVGGAGSLLLPDGSRVIDSPGFPAEYKAEASAGAAFLDELRQEQALDWTFLSPSALFDGTERTGKFRLGQDDLLVSSDGNSSISFADYAIAMLDEVETPKHSRKRFTVGY
- a CDS encoding MBL fold metallo-hydrolase, translated to MFSTVKRLTLATAALAFAASAMAADLKLDVYNPGEAAIFPVSSVLVSGAKDAILVDAQFGKGQAEQLVQKIRASGKHLTTIYISHGDPDYYFGLDTLTTAFPDAKVLAPQAVVDHINATVADKLAFWGPKMGADKPAKTLVPQVLQGHSLTLEGQQLDVIGLDGPQPDRSFVWIPSIKAVVGGVVVAQNIHVWMADTQTAQSHEDWLATLQRIEDLKPATVIPGHYLGTPSPASVKFTADYIKAFDIETAKAKDSAALIAAMKKRYPTLADESSLELSAKVAKGEMKW
- a CDS encoding LysR family transcriptional regulator — encoded protein: MDRLQAMRVFVTVVDLGSQSAAADHLDLSRPVVSRYLAELEDWVGARLLHRTTRKLSLTAAGGETLPRCRQLLELSADMQAAVSEPDDAPRGLLRLSVSTSFGQAQLGAAIAEYVKRYPLVTVDLQMLDRTVNLVDERIDLAIRTSNDLDPNLIARRLTVCRSVVCATPAYLLEHPAPQKVEDLTRHNCLTHSYFGKSLWHFEENGEHVSVPVHGNITANEASTLLRITLAGAGVAMLPNYQAGDLIRSGELVRLLPDAEPRQMNIYAVYASRKHMPSALRSLLDFLVLRFPEAPVWDVGL
- a CDS encoding helix-turn-helix domain-containing protein; the encoded protein is MTNTAIPVFKLYGESQQWPTPDLLHCETISRRSREYQWEIQPHRHADLCQLLYVHKGQAHLEIEGQRSTLNEASLQVLPPLCVHGFRFCEDVEGYVVTLSAPLVSHLQAQLGSTVDGLQTLGSYPAGKDSDYLNNLFTRLQDEYADEQPARDMMLHALVSVLLVWVSRQAIQRRHPRVPRSREYFRRFTQLVEQHYREHPKIEDLAHKLGISVSHLNGTCRELGGQPALQIMHDRQLLEAKRLLTYTSMTINEMSEVLGFSDPTNFSRLFRRRVGFSPKAFREQLKADLA
- the pobA gene encoding 4-hydroxybenzoate 3-monooxygenase gives rise to the protein MKTQVAIIGAGPSGLLLGQLLHNAGIQTLILERQSADYVQGRIRAGVLEQGMVDLLREAGVSRRMDAEGLVHDGFAVARDGGLTHIDLKTLTGGRSVMIYGQTEVTRDLMDARAAAGATTFYEAANVQPHDLKSDHPWLTFEHQGQTFRLECDYVAGCDGFHGVARQSIPPEALQVFERVYPFGWLGILADTPPVHPELVYATHPRGFALCSMRSPTRSRYYLQVPAAEPLAAWSDERFWEELKTRLPVDLAQQLVTGPSIEKSIAPLRSFVVEPMQYGRLFLLGDAAHIVPPTGAKGLNLAASDVSTLFRILLKVYREGRVELLERYSAICLRRVWKAERFSWWMTSMLHQFPEADGFSQRIAESELDYFIHSEAGRKTIAENYVGLPYEAIQ
- a CDS encoding MDR family MFS transporter, which codes for MTHLNQPAPTVPAVRSILAALMLAIFLGALDQTIVAVSMPAISAQFHDVHLLAWVISGYMVAMTVAVPIYGKLGDLYGRRPMMLIGMGVFTVASLFCGVAQSMEQLVLARIIQGIGAGGMVSVSQAIIGDIIPPRERGRYQGYFSSMYAVASVAGPVLGGYMTQYLSWRWVFLINLPLGAVAWYVAHRTLVGLPVPQRKPIIDYLGTVLMIIGLTALLLGITQIGQGHAWHDDQVLGLLACALLALSVFVWHERRAREPLLPMHLFVNRSAVLCWCTIFITSFQAISLTVLMPLRYQTVTGAGADSAALHLLPLAMGLPMGAYFAGRMTSVTGRYKPMILSGAVLSPLAILGMAYSAPEAVGLTSLFMLLCGIAAGMQFPTSLVGTQNSVEQRDIGVATSTTNLFRSLGGAVGVACMSALLLALLQDVSFAHFANGALMGEGGSGNALLDGLNAAPGLARDALRGELAVTFRHLLMVSAGVSLFGLAAAVAMPNRVLRGREDKVDR
- a CDS encoding cache domain-containing protein, which encodes MKTLLRLTWLLLLCGSQVHAVTAQDADAQAARALLEKALAYYQSNGDKALAAFSRQGEFIDQDRYVFVVDTKGVLLASGGPSSALIGRDVTEVLGPDLQASFKQAISAPEGQGIQQADYRWQNWNDGKVENKHVFYQRVGERILAVGYYLPRATPEQARALRNKAVNALVKDEAGTLKAINSLQGGFLQDDLYVFVVDLDTRRYVAHGTNLRLINTDFAKVKDPDGKPVGEPILQLMSEQDQGEYKYRWKNPVTGKVENKHAYLRKTGRLMVAVGYYSP
- the cynS gene encoding cyanase translates to MLQSNFSQTPRLALADTVIDLKARKDLSWQDLADGTGLSLAFVTAALLGQHPLPKDAADIVCEKLGLDQDASRLLQSVPLRGSFPGGVPTDPTMYRFYEMLQVYGTTLKALVHEQFGDGIISAINFKLDIKKVEDPDGGSRAVITLDGKYLPTKPF
- a CDS encoding carbonic anhydrase gives rise to the protein MQHLIDGFRKFQSEAFAQRSDLFKHLATTQNPGTLFVSCSDSRVVPELLTQQEPGDLFVIRNAGNIVPSYGPEPGGVSATVEYAVAVLGVSDIVICGHSDCGAMTAISTCKCLEHLPAVANWLRHAESAKVINAARQHASDAARLDALVRENVVAQLANLKTHPSVALALEQGRLNLHGWVYDIETGGIDALDGRSGRFQSLLEHPTTRAHAA